In Chlorocebus sabaeus isolate Y175 chromosome 11, mChlSab1.0.hap1, whole genome shotgun sequence, one DNA window encodes the following:
- the POC1B gene encoding POC1 centriolar protein homolog B isoform X1, with protein MSKGPRLLRCAGSGEREQSVLPALRGELAPASPCSRTGRRAHGWAAARPRRPAKPPPGWPFPGRTPGEWQRRSLPPKFEVCGGFQNLTTFLSRRTPFWSVISKATKLRSPPWTSAPTASNSLLVSTFHASAGAGRARELGSRRLSDLQKNTEDLSRPLYKKPPADSHAPGEWGKASKLQLNEGELKQQEELIERYAINIYLSDRISLHRHIEDKRMYECKSQKFNYRTLPTTSVIIAFYNEAWSTLLRTIHSVLETSPAVLLKEIILVDDLSDRVYLKTQLETYISNLDRVRLIRTNKREGLVRARLIGATFATGDVLTFLDCHCECNSGWLEPLLERIGRDETAIVCPVIDTIDWNTFEFYMQTGEPMIGGFDWRLTFQWHSVPKHERDRRISRIDPIRSPTMAGGLFAVSKKYFQYLGTYDTGMEVWGGENLELSFRVWQCGGKLEIHPCSHVGHVFPKRAPYARPNFLQNTARAAEVWMDEYKEHFYNRNPPARKEAYGDISERKLLREQLRCKSFDWYLKNVFPNLHVPEDRPGWHGAIRSRGISSECLDYNSPDNNPTGANLSLFGCHGQGGNQFFEYTSNKEIRFNSVTELCAEVPDQKNYVGMQNCPKDGFLVPANIIWHFKEDGTIFHPHSGLCLSAYRTPEGRPDVQMRTCDALDKNQIWSFEK; from the exons ATGTCAAAGGGGCCGCGGCTCCTAAGATGCGCTGGCTCTGGGGAGCGCGAACAGAGCGTTTTGCCGGCCCTGCGGGGAGAGCTGGCGCCGGCGTCTCCCTGTAGCCGGACTGGGCGCCGCGCCCATGGGTGGGCTGCTGCCCGGCCCCGTCGCCCAGCCAAGCCGCCGCCTGGGTGGCCATTCCCAGGCCGGACTCCGGGGGAGTGGCAGCGTCGATCACTGCCCCCAAAATTCGAGGTCTGCGGCGGCTTTCAAAACTTGACAACTTTCCTTTCCAGGAGGACCCCGTTCTGGAGCGTTATTTCAAAGGCCACAAAGCTGCGATCACCTCCTTGGACTTCAGCCCCAACGGCAAGCAACTCG CTCTTGGTCTCCACTTTTCATGCCTCCGCAGGAGCCGGCCGTGCCAGGGAGCTGGGGTCAAGAAGGCTCTCAGACCTCCAGAAAAATACAGAGGATTTGTCTCGACCGCTTTATAAGAAGCCCCCTGCAGATTCCCATGCACCTGGGgagtgggggaaagccagcaaACTCCAACTCAACGAGGGTGAACTGAAGCAGCAAGAAGAACTCATTGAGAGATATGCCATCAATATTTACCTCAGTGACAGAATTTCCCTGCATCGACACATAGAGGATAAAAGAATGTATGAGTGTAAGTCCCAGAAATTCAACTATAGGACACTTCCTACCACCTCTGTTATCATTGCTTTCTATAATGAAGCCTGGTCGACTTTGCTCCGTACTATTCACAGTGTTTTAGAAACTTCTCCTGCGGTCCTTTTGAAAGAGATCATCTTGGTGGATGACTTGAGTGACAGAGTTTATTTGAAGACGCAACTTGAAACTTACATCAGCAATCTTGATAGAGTACGCTTGATTAGGACCAATAAGCGAGAGGGGCTGGTTAGGGCCCGTCTGATTGGGGCCACTTTCGCCACTGGGGACGTCCTCACTTTCCTGGATTGTCACTGTGAGTGTAATTCCGGTTGGCTGGAACCGCTTTTGGAAAGGATTGGGAGAGATGAAACAGCAATTGTGTGTCCTGTTATAGACACAATTGATTGGAATACTTTTGAATTCTATATGCAGACAGGGGAGCCCATGATTGGTGGGTTTGACTGGCGTTTAACATTTCAGTGGCATTCTGTCCCCAAACACGAAAGGGACAGGCGGATATCAAGAATTGACCCCATCAGATCACCCACCATGGCTGGAGGACTGTTTGCTGTCagcaagaaatattttcagtaccTTGGAACATATGACACAGGAATGGAAGTGTGGGGAGGTGAAAACCTTGAGCTGTCTTTTAGGGTGTGGCAGTGTGGTGGCAAATTGGAGATCCACCCGTGTTCCCACGTGGGCCATGTGTTCCCCAAGCGGGCACCGTATGCTCGCCCCAATTTCCTACAGAATACTGCTCGGGCAGCAGAAGTTTGGATGGATGAGTACAAAGAGCACTTCTACAATAGAAACCCTCCAGCAAGAAAAGAAGCTTATGGTgatatttctgaaagaaaattacTACGAGAGCAGCTGAGATGCAAGAGCTTTGACTGGTATTTGAAAAACGTGTTTCCTAATTTACATGTTCCAGAGGATAGGCCAGGCTGGCATGGGGCTATTCGCAGTAGAGGAATCTCTTCTGAATGTTTAGATTATAATTCTCCTGACAACAACCCCACAGGTGCTAACCTTTCACTGTTTGGATGCCATGGTCAAGGAGGCAATCAATTCTTTGAATATACttcaaacaaagaaataaggtttaattctgtgacaGAGTTATGTGCAGAGGTTCCTGACCAAAAAAATTATGTAGGAATGCAAAATTGTCCCAAAGATGGGTTCCTTGTACCAGCAAACATTATTTGGCATTTTAAAGAAGATGGAACTATTTTTCACCCACACTCAGGACTGTGTCTTAGTGCTTATCGGACCCCGGAGGGCCGACCTGATGTACAAATGAGAACTTGTGATGCTCTAGATAAAAATCAAATTTGGAGTTTTGAGAAATAG